From the genome of Phytohabitans rumicis, one region includes:
- a CDS encoding DUF397 domain-containing protein produces the protein MADTANPRWRKSSRCDSSTCLEVARVADRVIVRDSADPSGPTLTFSPGDWTAFIRTVIGSLRSDLSL, from the coding sequence ATGGCAGACACCGCAAACCCCCGTTGGCGAAAGAGTTCCCGCTGCGATTCCAGCACCTGTCTGGAGGTGGCCCGCGTGGCGGACCGGGTCATTGTGCGGGACAGCGCGGATCCGAGTGGTCCGACGCTGACGTTCTCGCCCGGCGACTGGACGGCGTTTATCCGTACGGTGATCGGTTCACTACGGAGTGATCTTTCTTTGTGA
- a CDS encoding HSP90 family protein: protein MIEHRFQVDLRGVVDLLSHHLYASPRVYVRELLQNATDAITARRAAEEDPPAGRVVIEPLPDGALRVTDNGIGLTEEEVHTFLASVGRTSKRDDLGFARQDYLGQFGIGLLSCFMVADAIEVESRSAKGGSGVSWTGYADGRYTVGTADAADVGTTVTLRPRAGVEHWLTPEAVRDLASSYAHLLDVEVTVSGQRITEPQAPWEVAHDDPEVRRAALLDYGARVLGSRPMEVIDLNVPEAGLRGLGFVLASPAAVGQGGHRVYLKRMLLSEDASKLVPEWAFFVRCVVDTSMLRPTASREALYEDDLLSTVREGLGEQIRNWLLDLSVNHPERLAAFLRVHHLGVKALAVRDDEMLRLVDAWLPFETSRGTMALRTFRRGMSMIRYVETVDEFRSLAAIASAAGTPVVNAGYAYDTEILERLSRVDPDARVRRLDPGELAAKLDPLPPGQEEAVAPFLETARAVLRELDCVPLIRQFDPVSMPALYVISQKARTQDTVRRSIEAVDDLWSDVLSAFDDVTVEHRPELVFNWRHPLIRKLTSYPPGPALRHAVEALYGQALLAGHHPLRAVDTAALNRSFLALLDRAFP from the coding sequence GTGATCGAGCACCGGTTCCAGGTCGACCTGCGCGGCGTCGTCGACCTGCTCAGCCACCATCTGTACGCGAGCCCGCGGGTCTACGTACGCGAGCTGTTGCAGAACGCCACCGACGCGATCACCGCACGGCGCGCCGCGGAGGAAGACCCGCCCGCGGGCCGCGTGGTCATCGAACCGCTGCCCGACGGCGCGCTGCGGGTCACCGACAACGGGATCGGCCTGACCGAGGAGGAGGTGCACACGTTCCTCGCCAGCGTCGGGCGCACGTCCAAGCGCGACGACCTGGGCTTCGCCCGGCAGGACTACCTCGGCCAGTTCGGCATCGGGCTGCTGTCCTGCTTCATGGTCGCGGACGCCATCGAGGTCGAGTCCCGTTCCGCCAAGGGTGGGTCCGGGGTGAGCTGGACCGGGTACGCGGACGGCCGTTATACGGTGGGCACGGCGGACGCCGCGGACGTCGGCACGACCGTTACCCTGCGCCCGCGCGCCGGCGTCGAGCACTGGCTCACTCCCGAGGCCGTGCGCGATCTCGCGTCGTCGTACGCGCATCTGCTGGACGTCGAGGTGACGGTGAGTGGCCAGCGGATCACGGAGCCGCAGGCTCCGTGGGAGGTCGCGCACGACGATCCGGAGGTACGGCGGGCCGCGCTCCTCGACTACGGCGCGCGCGTGCTCGGCAGCCGCCCGATGGAGGTCATCGACCTGAACGTGCCCGAGGCGGGGCTGCGTGGCCTCGGCTTCGTGCTGGCCTCGCCCGCGGCGGTGGGCCAGGGCGGGCACCGGGTCTACCTGAAGCGGATGCTGCTCAGCGAGGACGCCAGCAAGCTGGTGCCGGAGTGGGCGTTCTTCGTCCGGTGCGTGGTCGACACGAGCATGCTGCGGCCGACCGCGAGCCGCGAGGCGCTGTACGAGGACGACCTGCTCTCCACGGTGCGCGAGGGGCTCGGCGAGCAGATCCGCAACTGGCTGCTGGACCTGTCGGTCAACCACCCCGAGCGGCTGGCCGCGTTCCTGCGCGTGCACCACCTCGGCGTCAAGGCCCTGGCGGTCCGCGACGACGAGATGCTGCGCCTGGTCGACGCGTGGCTGCCGTTCGAGACGAGCCGGGGCACGATGGCGCTGCGGACGTTCCGCCGCGGCATGTCGATGATCCGGTACGTCGAGACGGTCGACGAGTTCCGCTCGCTGGCCGCGATCGCCAGCGCGGCCGGTACCCCGGTCGTCAACGCCGGGTACGCCTACGACACCGAGATCCTCGAACGGCTGTCCAGGGTGGACCCCGACGCGCGGGTGCGCCGGCTCGACCCGGGTGAGCTGGCCGCGAAGCTCGACCCGCTCCCGCCCGGCCAGGAGGAGGCGGTCGCGCCGTTCCTGGAGACCGCCCGCGCCGTGCTGCGCGAGCTGGACTGCGTGCCGCTGATCCGCCAGTTCGACCCGGTGAGCATGCCGGCCCTGTACGTGATCAGCCAGAAGGCCCGCACCCAGGACACCGTGCGACGCAGCATCGAGGCGGTCGACGACCTGTGGTCCGACGTGCTGTCCGCGTTCGACGACGTGACCGTGGAGCACCGGCCGGAGCTGGTCTTCAACTGGCGGCACCCGCTCATCCGCAAGCTCACGTCGTACCCGCCCGGGCCGGCGCTGCGGCACGCCGTGGAGGCGCTGTACGGCCAGGCCCTGCTCGCCGGGCACCATCCCTTGCGCGCGGTGGACACCGCCGCGCTGAACCGATCCTTCCTCGCACTGCTAGACCGAGCCTTCCCCTGA
- a CDS encoding YbjN domain-containing protein translates to MPSDGEVQTLAPLTNELIAAVLSARGYNFGTDDDGDIGGMWDDNLIYFFRRGSKGEMLQVRTLAATEFTVDDVPRLYAFCNEWNHDRLWPKAFVHVNDDGTVRVFGEVTTDLERGVSQGQLDQLLGCGISTGCQLAEAAAGLKA, encoded by the coding sequence ATGCCATCCGACGGCGAGGTGCAGACCCTCGCGCCGCTGACGAACGAGCTGATCGCGGCCGTGCTCAGCGCCCGTGGATACAACTTCGGCACCGACGACGATGGCGACATCGGCGGGATGTGGGACGACAACCTCATCTACTTCTTCCGGCGCGGCTCGAAGGGCGAGATGCTCCAGGTCCGCACGCTCGCCGCGACGGAGTTCACGGTCGACGACGTGCCGCGGCTGTACGCGTTCTGCAACGAGTGGAACCACGATCGGCTGTGGCCCAAGGCGTTCGTGCACGTCAACGACGACGGCACGGTCCGGGTCTTCGGCGAGGTCACCACCGACCTGGAGCGCGGCGTGTCGCAGGGCCAGCTCGACCAGCTCCTCGGCTGTGGCATCTCCACCGGCTGCCAGCTCGCCGAGGCCGCGGCGGGGCTCAAGGCGTGA
- a CDS encoding helix-turn-helix transcriptional regulator, with amino-acid sequence MDDLESLSLLTDPVRRSAYQAVAAAGAEPVGRDEVAAALGVGRTLAAFHLDKLVDAGLLEASYARRSGRSGPGAGRPAKLYRRSGVERAVSVPPRAYRSAAELLAEAVERAGADETLYEVARAHGRSASGADLVGEIVARGYEPVVEGDTIRLRNCPFHVLAEGFPPLVCGMNLALLSGLLEEVPGWQARLAPAPGQCCVVLSKNNSDGL; translated from the coding sequence GTGGATGATTTAGAGTCGCTTTCGCTGCTGACCGACCCCGTGCGGCGGTCGGCGTACCAGGCGGTCGCCGCCGCCGGCGCCGAGCCGGTGGGGCGGGACGAGGTGGCCGCGGCGCTCGGCGTCGGGCGCACCCTGGCGGCCTTCCACCTCGACAAGCTCGTGGACGCCGGCCTGCTCGAGGCGTCGTACGCCCGCCGCTCCGGCCGCTCCGGCCCGGGTGCCGGCCGCCCGGCCAAGCTGTACCGGCGGTCCGGCGTCGAGCGAGCGGTCAGCGTGCCGCCGCGGGCGTACCGGTCGGCGGCCGAGCTGCTGGCCGAGGCGGTGGAGCGCGCCGGCGCCGACGAGACGCTGTACGAGGTGGCGCGCGCCCACGGCCGTTCCGCGTCCGGTGCGGACCTCGTCGGGGAGATCGTGGCGCGCGGCTATGAGCCGGTGGTCGAAGGCGACACGATCCGGCTGCGCAACTGCCCGTTCCACGTACTCGCGGAGGGGTTTCCGCCGCTGGTCTGCGGGATGAACCTGGCGCTGCTGTCGGGCCTGCTGGAGGAAGTGCCGGGCTGGCAGGCCAGGCTCGCGCCGGCGCCGGGGCAGTGTTGCGTCGTGCTCTCTAAAAACAACTCTGATGGTTTATAG
- a CDS encoding YbjN domain-containing protein, whose product MTSLPDLRDALDEAEDMPDGDGKIAELERITAHADAAGDTRLAYDARIQLIDAYNNHTERWRMLPAFGWCLATFDRDPSMFDDWDAEQLRWYHKWAVATLRSTPRVGLAQTVAALDDMERRFRAGGHSMQTIYNLRCKIADHVGDQAEARRWFDQWRTAERDENSDCAGCDPSRQAEMLAGWGEWEESLKTVEPVLSGVLGCAEQPEKALVSVLMPYLRLGRYDDAARAHVRAYRRHKHERDAFPYLAEHIRFCALTGHVDRGLDILAEHLSWLDRPFDESSAMEFAASGVLVCRLAGDSDRVIHRPSFESRPEADLTLAQLGNDLAATARQIASQFDARNGTDHQSRRIALWMSAEPITDGIELPPDRPTSTWDPEVGLPPEGRDEVVEPLNVQAITAILDDREDRYFVDEDGSIGGQWGKGSFTFDRMGERGEILHVRVIAQRRLPADRLMEAYAFCNAWNHDKLLPKAYVHDTGEGELILAGDITTDLEYGVAAPQLAVLLHAAIVTGAQFADEVMQLP is encoded by the coding sequence ATGACCAGCCTGCCCGACCTGCGGGACGCCCTCGACGAGGCCGAAGACATGCCGGACGGCGACGGCAAGATCGCCGAGCTGGAGCGCATCACCGCGCACGCCGACGCCGCGGGCGACACCCGGCTCGCGTACGACGCCCGGATCCAGCTGATCGACGCGTACAACAACCACACCGAACGGTGGCGGATGCTGCCCGCGTTCGGCTGGTGCCTGGCCACGTTCGACCGCGATCCGTCCATGTTCGACGACTGGGACGCCGAGCAGCTGCGCTGGTACCACAAGTGGGCGGTCGCGACGCTGCGCAGCACGCCCCGGGTGGGCCTGGCGCAGACGGTGGCCGCGCTCGACGACATGGAGCGGCGCTTCCGGGCCGGCGGCCACAGCATGCAGACCATCTACAACCTCCGCTGCAAGATCGCCGACCACGTCGGCGACCAGGCGGAGGCCCGCCGGTGGTTCGACCAGTGGCGTACGGCCGAGCGCGACGAGAACAGCGACTGCGCCGGCTGCGACCCGTCCCGGCAGGCGGAGATGCTCGCCGGATGGGGCGAATGGGAAGAGTCGCTCAAGACCGTCGAGCCGGTGCTGAGCGGTGTGCTCGGGTGCGCCGAGCAGCCCGAGAAGGCGCTCGTCTCGGTGCTCATGCCGTACCTGCGGCTGGGCCGCTACGACGACGCCGCCCGCGCGCACGTGCGGGCGTACCGGCGGCACAAGCACGAGCGGGACGCGTTCCCCTACCTGGCCGAGCACATCCGGTTCTGCGCGCTGACCGGCCACGTGGACCGCGGCCTCGACATCCTCGCCGAGCACCTGAGCTGGCTGGACCGGCCGTTCGACGAGTCGTCCGCGATGGAGTTCGCGGCGTCCGGCGTGCTGGTCTGCCGGCTGGCCGGCGACTCCGACCGGGTCATCCACCGGCCGTCGTTCGAGAGCCGCCCCGAGGCCGACCTGACCCTGGCGCAGCTCGGCAACGACCTCGCCGCCACGGCGCGCCAGATCGCGAGCCAGTTCGACGCCCGCAACGGCACCGACCACCAGTCCCGCCGGATCGCGCTCTGGATGTCGGCCGAGCCCATCACCGACGGGATCGAGTTGCCGCCGGACCGGCCCACCTCGACGTGGGACCCGGAGGTCGGGCTGCCGCCGGAGGGCCGGGACGAGGTGGTCGAGCCGCTGAACGTGCAGGCCATCACCGCGATCCTGGACGACCGCGAGGACCGGTACTTCGTGGACGAGGACGGCTCGATCGGCGGTCAGTGGGGCAAGGGCTCGTTCACGTTCGACCGGATGGGCGAGCGCGGCGAGATCCTGCACGTACGGGTGATCGCCCAGCGCCGGCTCCCCGCCGACCGGCTCATGGAGGCGTACGCGTTCTGCAACGCCTGGAACCACGACAAGCTGCTGCCGAAGGCGTACGTGCACGACACCGGGGAGGGTGAGCTGATCCTGGCCGGCGACATCACCACCGACCTGGAGTACGGCGTGGCCGCGCCCCAACTGGCGGTCCTCCTGCACGCCGCGATCGTGACCGGCGCCCAGTTCGCAGACGAGGTCATGCAGCTCCCTTAG
- a CDS encoding DNA translocase FtsK 4TM domain-containing protein codes for MAGRTTQASRRRGATTTRAASARARQTARSRARRSNGAGLAVLAGRAVGAVWMGVAHSIGWVVRGVGRQAATARDLDPEHRRDGAGLLMLGIAILTGVAVWFSAGGPVGERVADTVRLFFGAISAALPLLLLVYAIRLMREPGDPATRGRGVVGWFALIVSAAGLLHLAQDPTTNAQRDYAGGLIGAGLGELLARAVTEWVAVPLLILLLLFGLLVITATPINKVPERLGLLVASVLGRPLPSSEPEEDLDEEEPLPARRRPSRRRQASLAAEEADEDEVVHDTVVLPRKPPAAVPAARKVVEPPEHSPPPTRAEQLAITGMAGDYKLPPPNLLKQGVAAKTRSKANDEVIAALQGVFEQFDVDAAVTGFTRGPTVTRYEVELGHGVKVERITQLSRNIAYAVKSPDVRILSPIPGKSAVGVEIPNSDREDVALGDVLRSRTATSDHHPMLVALGKDIEGGYVVANLAKMPHILIAGATGAGKSSCLNSLLVSILSRATPDEVRLVLIDPKRVEMTSYEGIPHLVTPIITNPKKAAESLDWVVREMDMRYDDLAAAGVRHIDDYNRKVRAGQIKPPPGSEREIRPYPYLLVVVDELADLMMVAPRDVEDSVVRITQLARAAGIHLVLATQRPSVDVVTGLIKANVPSRLAFATSSLADSRVILDQPGAEKLIGRGDGLFLPMGASKPIRIQGAWVAETEINDIVKHCKGQREPEFRPDVLTPVQDPKKKIDEEVGDDLDLLIQAIELVVTSQFGSTSMLQRKLRVGFAKAGRLMDLMETRGIVGPSEGSKARDVLVKPDELEEALAQLRPE; via the coding sequence ATGGCGGGCCGTACCACTCAGGCGAGCCGGCGGCGCGGCGCGACGACGACGCGGGCCGCGAGCGCCCGTGCCCGCCAGACGGCCCGTTCCCGCGCTCGACGTTCCAACGGAGCCGGCCTCGCCGTCCTTGCCGGACGCGCCGTCGGCGCGGTCTGGATGGGTGTCGCCCACAGCATCGGCTGGGTGGTGCGGGGCGTCGGCCGGCAGGCCGCCACCGCCCGCGACCTCGACCCGGAACACCGGCGCGACGGCGCCGGCCTGCTGATGCTGGGCATCGCGATCCTCACCGGCGTCGCGGTCTGGTTCTCCGCCGGCGGGCCGGTCGGCGAGCGGGTGGCCGACACGGTACGGCTGTTCTTCGGCGCGATCTCCGCCGCGCTCCCGCTGCTGCTGCTCGTGTACGCGATACGCCTGATGCGCGAGCCCGGCGACCCGGCGACCCGGGGCCGGGGCGTGGTCGGCTGGTTCGCGCTCATCGTCTCCGCGGCCGGCCTGCTGCACCTCGCCCAGGACCCGACCACCAACGCGCAGCGCGACTACGCGGGCGGCCTCATCGGTGCCGGCCTCGGCGAGCTGCTGGCGCGGGCGGTCACCGAGTGGGTGGCGGTCCCGCTGCTGATCCTGCTGCTGCTCTTCGGCCTGCTGGTGATCACCGCCACACCGATCAACAAGGTGCCCGAGCGGCTGGGGCTGCTGGTGGCGTCGGTGCTGGGCCGGCCGCTGCCGTCGTCCGAACCGGAAGAGGATCTCGACGAAGAAGAGCCGCTTCCTGCCCGGCGTCGGCCCTCGCGCCGGCGTCAGGCCAGCCTCGCCGCGGAGGAAGCGGACGAGGACGAAGTCGTCCACGACACCGTCGTGCTGCCGCGCAAGCCGCCCGCCGCGGTGCCGGCCGCCCGCAAGGTCGTCGAGCCGCCGGAGCACTCGCCGCCGCCCACCCGGGCCGAGCAGCTGGCCATCACCGGCATGGCCGGCGACTACAAGTTGCCCCCGCCCAACCTGCTCAAGCAGGGCGTCGCCGCTAAGACCCGCAGCAAGGCCAACGACGAGGTCATCGCCGCCCTCCAGGGCGTATTCGAGCAGTTCGACGTGGACGCCGCGGTCACCGGGTTCACCCGCGGGCCCACGGTCACCCGGTACGAGGTGGAGCTCGGCCACGGCGTCAAGGTCGAGCGGATCACCCAGCTGTCGCGCAACATCGCGTACGCGGTGAAGTCCCCCGACGTACGCATCCTGAGCCCGATCCCGGGCAAGAGCGCGGTCGGCGTGGAGATCCCGAACTCCGACCGGGAAGACGTGGCGCTCGGCGACGTGCTGCGCTCGCGCACCGCCACCAGCGACCACCACCCGATGCTGGTCGCCCTTGGCAAGGACATCGAGGGCGGGTACGTGGTGGCCAACCTGGCCAAGATGCCGCATATCCTCATCGCCGGCGCGACCGGTGCCGGCAAGTCGTCGTGCCTCAACTCGCTGCTGGTGTCGATCCTGTCCCGGGCCACCCCGGACGAGGTGCGGCTGGTCCTGATCGACCCGAAGCGGGTGGAGATGACCTCGTACGAGGGCATCCCGCACCTGGTCACGCCCATCATCACCAACCCGAAGAAGGCGGCCGAGTCGCTCGACTGGGTCGTGCGCGAGATGGACATGCGGTACGACGACCTGGCCGCCGCCGGCGTACGGCACATCGACGACTACAACCGCAAGGTGCGGGCCGGCCAGATCAAGCCGCCCCCGGGCAGTGAGCGGGAGATCCGCCCGTACCCGTATCTGCTGGTCGTCGTCGACGAGCTGGCCGACCTGATGATGGTGGCGCCGCGCGACGTCGAGGACTCGGTGGTCCGCATCACCCAGCTGGCCCGGGCCGCCGGCATCCACCTGGTGCTGGCCACCCAGCGCCCCTCGGTCGACGTGGTCACCGGCCTGATCAAGGCGAACGTGCCGTCCCGGCTGGCGTTCGCGACGTCCTCGCTCGCCGACTCGCGGGTCATCCTCGACCAGCCCGGCGCGGAAAAGCTGATCGGCCGCGGCGACGGGCTCTTCCTGCCGATGGGCGCGTCCAAGCCGATCCGCATCCAGGGCGCCTGGGTCGCCGAGACCGAGATCAACGACATCGTCAAGCACTGCAAGGGGCAGCGCGAGCCGGAGTTCCGGCCGGACGTGCTGACCCCGGTGCAGGACCCGAAGAAGAAGATCGACGAGGAGGTCGGCGACGACCTCGACCTGCTGATCCAGGCGATCGAGCTGGTGGTGACGTCGCAGTTCGGGTCGACGTCGATGCTCCAGCGCAAGCTGCGGGTCGGCTTCGCCAAGGCGGGCCGGCTGATGGACCTGATGGAGACCCGCGGCATCGTCGGCCCGTCCGAGGGTTCCAAGGCGCGCGACGTGCTGGTCAAGCCGGACGAGCTGGAAGAGGCGCTGGCGCAGCTCCGGCCCGAGTGA
- a CDS encoding DUF3291 domain-containing protein produces MAGFVKELEVINALADAAPGFVWRLVGEGSDDATALRPFGPDLMVNMSVWESVEALRDFTYRDADHLEQLRRRREWFSHTGLGSHLVLWWIPAGTIPTLQEARERLALLDANGPGPDAFTLRTPYDSP; encoded by the coding sequence ATGGCCGGCTTCGTCAAGGAACTCGAGGTGATCAACGCCCTCGCCGACGCCGCACCCGGCTTCGTGTGGCGCCTGGTCGGCGAGGGCTCGGACGACGCGACGGCGCTGCGGCCGTTCGGCCCGGACCTGATGGTCAACATGTCCGTGTGGGAGTCGGTGGAGGCCCTGCGCGACTTCACCTACCGCGACGCCGACCACCTCGAGCAGCTGCGCCGCCGGCGGGAGTGGTTCTCGCACACGGGGCTCGGCTCGCACCTCGTGCTGTGGTGGATCCCGGCCGGCACGATCCCGACCCTGCAGGAGGCTCGGGAGCGGCTGGCCCTGCTGGACGCCAACGGCCCCGGCCCGGACGCCTTTACCCTGCGTACGCCGTACGACAGCCCTTGA
- a CDS encoding DUF397 domain-containing protein — MSQPSLVWRKSQRCESNACVEWAPTNDGVALRDSKDPDGAVLLFSRAEWAAFLTDLKQDGVAG; from the coding sequence ATGTCGCAACCATCTCTGGTGTGGCGCAAGAGCCAGCGCTGCGAGTCGAACGCCTGCGTCGAGTGGGCGCCTACCAACGACGGTGTCGCCCTGCGCGACTCCAAGGATCCTGACGGCGCGGTCCTGCTCTTCTCGCGCGCCGAATGGGCAGCCTTCCTGACTGATCTCAAGCAGGACGGCGTTGCTGGCTAG
- a CDS encoding S1 family peptidase has translation MDRRRALAIGLVLAAVGAAAGVTIPAVATTKPRTVAPDVEPELLAALQRDLGLTANQARGRLSAERAATRTVADLRDDAAGAWGGAWLSADAGRLTVAVTDPALADEVRAAGAEPKVVARSAGELDAVKRSLDDRAGVATPDLPGWYVDVASNSVVVLAAQGAEDAARSFAEASGVPAESVRVVSTDETPVPLFDVRGGDPYFINGSARCSIGFSVVGGFVTAGHCGQQGDSTTGFNQEAQGTFRASSFPGDDYGVVEVNGDWTPRPVVNDFNGGEVVVAGSDEAPVGASVCRSGSTTGTRCGVIQAKNATVNYAEGTVTGLTRTNVCAEPGDSGGSWMSGDQAQGVTSGGSGNCTVGGTTFFQPLNEILQANGLTLVTSGGGSTQPPATSAPTTAPPTSQPPASGGCADEENTVTGALSQTGARQSQPNGRFFRSGAGTQTACLDGPSGADFDLLLQRWNGRNWQTVARASGPSADEQLTFAGNAGVYRYRVQSDRGAGEYTLGFSTP, from the coding sequence ATGGACCGCAGGCGTGCGCTGGCGATAGGTCTGGTCCTGGCGGCGGTCGGAGCCGCTGCCGGAGTCACGATCCCGGCTGTGGCGACGACGAAGCCGCGGACCGTGGCCCCGGACGTCGAGCCTGAGCTCCTCGCTGCCCTGCAGCGCGACCTCGGACTGACCGCCAACCAGGCGCGCGGGCGGTTGAGCGCCGAGCGGGCCGCCACGCGTACCGTCGCGGATCTTCGAGACGACGCGGCCGGAGCCTGGGGTGGGGCCTGGCTCAGCGCGGACGCCGGCCGGCTGACCGTCGCGGTGACCGATCCCGCGCTCGCTGACGAGGTCCGGGCGGCCGGCGCCGAGCCGAAGGTCGTCGCGCGCAGCGCCGGCGAGCTCGACGCGGTCAAGCGGAGCCTGGACGACCGGGCCGGCGTGGCGACGCCGGACCTGCCCGGCTGGTACGTCGACGTCGCCTCGAACTCGGTCGTCGTGCTCGCCGCGCAGGGTGCGGAGGACGCGGCGCGGTCGTTCGCCGAGGCGAGCGGCGTGCCCGCGGAGAGCGTGCGGGTCGTGTCGACGGACGAGACGCCGGTGCCGCTCTTCGACGTACGCGGTGGGGATCCCTACTTCATCAACGGCAGCGCGCGCTGCTCGATCGGCTTCTCGGTGGTCGGCGGGTTCGTCACGGCCGGCCACTGCGGGCAGCAGGGCGACTCCACGACGGGCTTCAACCAGGAGGCGCAGGGCACGTTCCGGGCGTCGTCGTTCCCCGGCGACGACTACGGCGTGGTCGAGGTCAACGGGGACTGGACCCCGCGCCCGGTGGTCAACGACTTCAACGGCGGCGAGGTCGTCGTCGCCGGCTCCGACGAGGCGCCGGTCGGTGCGTCGGTGTGCCGTTCCGGCTCGACGACCGGCACCCGGTGCGGCGTCATCCAGGCCAAGAACGCGACGGTCAACTACGCCGAGGGCACGGTGACCGGGCTGACCCGGACGAACGTGTGCGCGGAGCCCGGCGACTCGGGCGGCTCGTGGATGTCCGGCGACCAGGCCCAGGGCGTCACGTCGGGCGGCTCGGGCAACTGCACGGTTGGCGGCACGACGTTCTTCCAGCCGCTGAACGAGATTCTCCAGGCCAACGGGCTGACCCTGGTGACCTCGGGCGGCGGGTCGACGCAGCCGCCCGCGACGAGCGCGCCCACCACGGCGCCGCCGACCAGCCAGCCGCCCGCGAGCGGCGGGTGCGCCGACGAGGAGAACACGGTGACTGGCGCGCTGAGCCAGACCGGCGCCCGCCAGTCCCAGCCGAACGGCCGCTTCTTCCGGTCCGGCGCCGGGACGCAGACCGCCTGCCTGGACGGGCCGTCGGGCGCCGACTTCGACCTGCTCCTGCAGCGGTGGAACGGCCGCAACTGGCAGACCGTGGCGCGGGCCTCCGGGCCGAGCGCGGACGAGCAGCTGACCTTCGCCGGAAACGCGGGCGTGTACCGCTACCGGGTGCAGTCCGACCGGGGTGCCGGCGAGTACACGCTGGGGTTCAGCACCCCCTGA
- a CDS encoding helix-turn-helix domain-containing protein produces MGIGESPAAARRRVRLALRRARDARGLTQQQVADGLDWSLSKVNRLEKGEVTVSRTDLLALLEMYGVADSAVIDDLVGAARRSRQRGWYDEPRYRETLTTAMLQLYQFEAEATAIRFYHSTLIPGLLQTPAYAEYILNFWQQELADSVRAARLETRIHRRGHVFDRDDPPDYLLILDESVLHREVGGPKVMAEQLRDLLNMMARPNMHVRVLPLREAAILAMLGPFQLFDLGDEENAVLYRETVLKDEILFAGEAIDRHRGYFEQMWSQAFPEDASARLIEAQAAAMLSALDRYQPT; encoded by the coding sequence ATGGGCATCGGGGAGTCCCCCGCCGCGGCGCGGCGTCGCGTGCGCCTCGCACTCCGCAGGGCGCGGGACGCGCGCGGACTGACCCAGCAGCAGGTCGCGGATGGGCTCGACTGGAGTCTGTCCAAAGTCAACCGCCTGGAAAAGGGCGAGGTCACCGTTTCCCGTACGGACTTGCTGGCGCTCCTGGAAATGTACGGCGTGGCCGATTCAGCGGTGATCGACGATTTGGTCGGCGCGGCCCGCAGATCGCGCCAACGCGGGTGGTACGACGAGCCGCGCTATCGCGAAACCCTCACCACCGCGATGCTTCAGCTCTACCAGTTCGAGGCCGAGGCGACCGCGATTCGCTTCTACCATTCCACGCTGATCCCGGGCCTGTTGCAGACTCCGGCGTACGCCGAATACATCCTCAATTTCTGGCAGCAGGAGCTCGCCGATTCGGTGCGGGCGGCGCGGCTGGAGACGCGGATACACCGCCGGGGCCACGTATTCGATCGCGACGATCCGCCGGATTACCTGCTGATCCTTGACGAGTCCGTCCTGCACCGCGAGGTCGGCGGGCCCAAGGTGATGGCCGAGCAGCTGCGTGACCTGCTCAACATGATGGCACGGCCCAACATGCACGTGCGGGTCCTACCGCTGCGGGAAGCGGCGATCCTGGCCATGCTCGGACCGTTTCAGCTTTTCGACCTCGGCGATGAGGAAAACGCGGTCCTTTATCGGGAAACCGTGTTGAAGGACGAGATCCTTTTCGCCGGCGAGGCGATCGATCGCCACCGCGGCTACTTCGAACAGATGTGGAGTCAAGCCTTTCCGGAGGACGCCTCGGCTCGCCTGATCGAGGCGCAGGCGGCAGCCATGCTGTCCGCACTCGATCGATATCAGCCCACCTGA
- a CDS encoding DUF2784 domain-containing protein, producing MGYRILTTLILGLHFAFLAYVVVGGFLTWRWPRTIWLHLAAGAWGFVVIAASLTCPLTYAEDWSRRRAGEAGVTRGFIDRYIEGVIYPERYTHLVQALVAATVLASWVGFVVRLRRRAAARIKDFHADQGQTVAD from the coding sequence ATGGGGTACCGGATCCTCACCACGCTGATTCTCGGGCTGCACTTCGCGTTCCTGGCGTACGTGGTGGTGGGCGGGTTCCTGACCTGGCGCTGGCCGCGGACGATCTGGCTGCACCTGGCCGCGGGGGCCTGGGGCTTCGTGGTGATCGCGGCGAGCCTGACCTGCCCGCTGACGTACGCGGAGGACTGGTCGCGGCGGCGGGCCGGCGAGGCCGGGGTGACCCGTGGGTTCATCGACCGCTACATCGAGGGCGTGATCTATCCGGAGCGCTACACCCATCTGGTGCAGGCGCTCGTGGCGGCCACCGTGCTGGCCTCGTGGGTGGGGTTCGTGGTGAGGCTGCGGCGCCGGGCGGCCGCGCGGATCAAGGATTTCCACGCCGATCAAGGGCAAACGGTCGCGGATTAG